In Acinetobacter lwoffii, the genomic window CAAATGGTAAGACGTCATTAGCAAATTGAATTTCAATTCTAGCTTCACCTTCAAGATATCCCTTCATTTGAATAAATCTATATGTTCTAACGTGTTTTTTAGTATTTGAGATTTCTCGCTCTAATGTGAACTGGCGTTCAAATAAAGTATCTACAGCCGTTCTAAGGGCTTTATAACCGCCATCTATGGTGTCTGAAAACAGATCTGCATATTCATGAGCTGAAATGGTAATTGGTACATTATTATCTAATGTAATCTTATTAGAACGAATTTTTGATAAAGCGATATTGAACAATCTGTGCTCAACAACAGTCATTTTATAATGAGCTTTTACTAAATCATTTGCTTTAGAGACAAGAATCGACATGTCTAAATTTTCTGAACGGCTCATTCTTATTTCCCTATAAACATTATATGGATTTACCAAAATCTAGATAAATTTTTCACTTAGGGAATCATCATAACAATACTCATTTAAATAGTAAAATAAAAACCTATGTTTATACGGATAAAACCTATGTTTGAAACGGATAAAACCTATGTTTGAAACGGATAAAACCTATGTTTATACGGATAAAACCTATGTTTGAAACGGATAAAACCTATGTTTATACCACCATAATATATTGAAAACAAAAAAGAAAAAATGCTTCAAATATTAAATATTATAAATATAAAATAAAAAAGAAAATTCATGAAAATTGCCCTTGGTTTTCGCTACGCTCAAACTCTATTGAATCTCGCTTTCGCTCGATTCGTTGGGGCAATTTTTGGTTCATATTTTCGTGAATTTGAGAAAAAGCAAAAGCAAGATCAAAAGCAGCTCGGAATTCGCTTCGCTCATGAGCTTTTTTTCTCGCTACGCTCGATTTAGGAATCAAACTTGGAAAGTTCGCACCCATGCGGGATGCTCTGTGATGCAGGTGATTGATGGATAGGGAGCTTGTAATCAGGGAAAGGGATGGGCAAATTTTCTCAGTTCGCTCGTAGACACTCGCTCTGTTTATCGACTCATGCCACGAGATTTCATTTTAGGAGCTTGTTGCTGTGCTTTGAGCTGTTGTTCTTGTCTGAGTTTCATCTGTTGTTCTGCTTTGATCTCATCCACACATTTTTTAATGACTTGATAGGATGGGTATAGAGTCTGGTATTGCTTGGCTTTGGCCGGATGTTGTTGTTGGTACTGCTTCCAGGCATGTTCTTTAAACTTTTCATTTTCCAATAAATCCTTCACACCATGTTTTTTCTGGTGTTCATGCTGACCTTTCAGCTTTTTGTGTTCCTGGTAAATCGCATCACGTTGGGCTTCCCAAGCTTTTTTTCCAAACAGTAAGGGTTTGTGCTGGGTTAATTCGTTGTGTTGATCGACCAGGCTTTGCAATTTGTCATGACTTTGCTTGAGTCCGCTTTTCACGATCTCCTGGGCAAGCTGCTGATTGAACTCGTTTTGATGTTTGTGGTGCTTGGTCAGGTTTATTTCGGCTTGTTTGAGATTGCGCTGCATAAAATCCAGGTCTAGATTCGCGTCTTTTGCGCTGATTTCGCGTTTTAGCACTTTGCCAAGGGTTTCCCTCTGTTTTTCCTCAAACAGGGCTTTTTCGTCAATTGGTGGCGTTTTAGCGCTATTTTTGATTTGGATCTGCTGTTCAGTTTTCAGTGTGCTGAGTTTGATCTCATTTTCAGCAATCAGCAGATCCATATTTTTGCCGTATTGCAGTTGAGCCTGATTTCTCTGTTTGATTTCATCATTGCTGCGGCTGATTTCGGTCTCAATCCCTTTTCGGCGTAGTTCGGTGACTTTCGGTCCTTCGTGCAGGGTGGCTTCCAGGCCATTCTCCTGGTCTTTGTAGCTGCGATGGTCGACTCGGGCGGTGTATCCGGCTAGATCCAGGTGCATATTGCAGATATCGGCAAAGTGTTCGCGCCAGTGTTCAATTTCTCCACTGTGTTTCTGATCCAGTTCCCGGGTTTTCTCGGTAAAACCTTCCGGAGTAAGTTTGCGTGTGCTCATCAGGATATGGGCGTGATAATTGCGTTCATCACTGCCGGATCCGGTATGCGGTGCATGGATACAGGCATCGACGGCCACCTGATGTCTGTCCACGATACTGGCGCATAGTTCTTCGAGCATGGCCAGACGTTGTTCCTGGTTCAACTCACTTGGAAAGGCAATTTCAAATTCCCGGGCAACTGTCGAGTTTTTTCGGGTTTCGCGTTGTTCGACTTCGTTCCAGAGTTTTTCTCGATTATTTAAATGTTCTGGTGCGCCTTCGGGTAAGTAAATCTCTTTGTATTCCACCCCGGTTTTTCGGCTGTAGTCATGTTCTCGGCCTTCACGTTCGCAATAAATCTTTTCACCGGCCCGATAGGCAATCGCGGCAGTGGCGGATCGCCCTGCTGATCGTGCTACGGTTTTGACTGAAAAGTGGTAAATCGCCATGTCTATTTTTCGCTTTTAAATTTTCACGTAGTGAAATACAACCGTGGATACGGTTGTCGGGGTATTGGGGAGACCCCAATCGTACTTGCAAACGAAGTTTGCATAAGTGCGCTCTTCGAGGAAAACATTACTATACATATAGCACCTTGAATGCATATTCAAGTGCGCTTATGTTAGGGATGGTTTCCCAGGATGATGGTATCGGATTAATGAGCGTTACTGAAACACTAGACAGCAAAATTAAAGCCCAGGAAGAAAAGCTGAAACAGCTCAAAGCTCAAAGACAGGCAGCACTGGCAAGAGAACGTGCCAAAGAGAAAGAACAGGTACGAAAGGATGATACCAGACGCAAGATTTTAATTGGATCCTGCATGTTGAAAATTACCGAAAATGATGAACAAGCTAGAGCAAAACTGATTGCTCAG contains:
- a CDS encoding mobilization protein; amino-acid sequence: MSVTETLDSKIKAQEEKLKQLKAQRQAALARERAKEKEQVRKDDTRRKILIGSCMLKITENDEQARAKLIAQMDKYLTDERDRKLFDLI
- the mobQ gene encoding MobQ family relaxase; amino-acid sequence: MAIYHFSVKTVARSAGRSATAAIAYRAGEKIYCEREGREHDYSRKTGVEYKEIYLPEGAPEHLNNREKLWNEVEQRETRKNSTVAREFEIAFPSELNQEQRLAMLEELCASIVDRHQVAVDACIHAPHTGSGSDERNYHAHILMSTRKLTPEGFTEKTRELDQKHSGEIEHWREHFADICNMHLDLAGYTARVDHRSYKDQENGLEATLHEGPKVTELRRKGIETEISRSNDEIKQRNQAQLQYGKNMDLLIAENEIKLSTLKTEQQIQIKNSAKTPPIDEKALFEEKQRETLGKVLKREISAKDANLDLDFMQRNLKQAEINLTKHHKHQNEFNQQLAQEIVKSGLKQSHDKLQSLVDQHNELTQHKPLLFGKKAWEAQRDAIYQEHKKLKGQHEHQKKHGVKDLLENEKFKEHAWKQYQQQHPAKAKQYQTLYPSYQVIKKCVDEIKAEQQMKLRQEQQLKAQQQAPKMKSRGMSR